A genomic window from Streptomyces sp. HUAS YS2 includes:
- a CDS encoding helix-turn-helix domain-containing protein: MAPGHVAYGLRAQYGMAVTPDTVVAWERGQLAPTSRELTALAGVLWCAPSELLAAATTLREHRMARGLAPEDLARRVGMEAHVYQRMEDSGRWRGNDRQTAALAETLGLGPRALLTATGRDEELAAVLRDAATTRWQAYVRPAAKMLPLPRPTLEGALQRLHGEYHAKMAATSSWGASGGSGDEGRAYLEEIVDHFWNAIG, from the coding sequence ATGGCGCCGGGCCACGTCGCGTACGGCCTGCGGGCGCAGTACGGCATGGCCGTCACGCCCGACACCGTCGTCGCCTGGGAGCGGGGTCAGCTAGCCCCCACCTCGCGGGAGCTGACCGCGCTCGCCGGCGTGCTGTGGTGCGCGCCGTCCGAGCTGCTGGCCGCCGCGACGACGCTTCGCGAGCACCGGATGGCCCGCGGCCTCGCGCCGGAGGACCTGGCGCGCCGGGTCGGCATGGAGGCGCACGTGTACCAGCGGATGGAGGACTCCGGCCGCTGGCGCGGCAACGACCGGCAGACCGCGGCCCTCGCCGAGACGCTGGGCCTCGGCCCGCGCGCGCTGCTCACCGCGACCGGTCGCGACGAGGAGCTGGCGGCGGTGCTGCGGGACGCGGCGACGACGCGCTGGCAGGCGTACGTGCGGCCGGCCGCGAAGATGCTGCCGCTGCCGCGCCCCACCCTGGAGGGCGCGCTGCAGCGGCTGCACGGCGAGTACCACGCGAAGATGGCGGCCACCAGCAGCTGGGGCGCGTCGGGCGGCAGTGGCGACGAGGGCCGGGCGTACCTGGAGGAGATCGTCGATCACTTCTGGAACGCGATCGGCTGA
- a CDS encoding glycoside hydrolase family 16 protein → MSRVRRTPLLASLLAAVLAAGALLGATTAGPAGAAVPPPAPGWSLQWSDDFTGPDRSLPNSADWQIDTGHGYPGGPGNWGTGEIQEYTASPDNVRLDGAGNLRITPLRDAAGTWTSARIETKRGDFKAPAGGTLRIEGRVQMPNVTGEAALGYWPAFWALGSPYRGNYWNWPAIGEFDIMENVNGLDSVWGVLHCGVNPGGPCNETNGIGGSRACPGSSCQSGFHTYRFEWDRSVSPNELRWYVDDQLFHRVDEARVGAAAWADMTGHAGYFLLLNLAMGGAFPDGVSGVRTPTGATVPGRPMLVDYVAVWTRGGGTTTPPTTPPPTTPPPSGSAQLYLRTGSGAGDAQASAATATLPSAGGANHDGTPYQPQVFTSGPITRAYDGGATRFDLFADAGTTVANGQQVRVSYDRTGDGTWERVETYQYFATDPVPGYEHYTEARGLRSATGSHGDLVNGRVRVEVWSAIGNGPSTLGIGNQSVVRIPYA, encoded by the coding sequence GTGAGCCGCGTCCGACGAACCCCCCTGCTCGCCTCGCTCCTCGCCGCCGTGCTCGCCGCCGGCGCCCTGCTGGGCGCGACCACGGCCGGCCCGGCCGGGGCCGCGGTGCCCCCGCCCGCGCCCGGCTGGTCGCTGCAGTGGAGCGACGATTTCACCGGCCCCGACCGCTCGCTGCCCAACTCCGCCGACTGGCAGATCGACACCGGCCACGGCTACCCCGGAGGCCCCGGGAACTGGGGCACCGGCGAGATCCAGGAGTACACCGCCAGCCCCGACAACGTGCGCCTGGACGGCGCCGGCAACCTGCGCATCACCCCGCTCCGGGACGCCGCGGGCACCTGGACCTCGGCCCGGATCGAAACGAAACGGGGCGACTTCAAGGCACCGGCCGGCGGCACCCTGCGCATCGAGGGCCGCGTTCAGATGCCGAACGTGACCGGCGAGGCGGCCCTCGGCTACTGGCCGGCGTTCTGGGCGCTCGGCAGCCCGTACCGGGGCAACTACTGGAACTGGCCGGCCATCGGCGAGTTCGACATCATGGAGAACGTCAACGGGCTCGACTCCGTCTGGGGCGTGCTGCACTGCGGCGTGAACCCGGGCGGCCCGTGCAACGAGACCAACGGCATCGGCGGCAGCCGCGCCTGCCCCGGCAGCAGCTGCCAGTCGGGGTTCCACACGTACCGCTTCGAGTGGGACCGCTCGGTCTCGCCGAACGAGCTGCGCTGGTACGTGGACGACCAGCTGTTCCACCGCGTGGACGAAGCCCGGGTGGGCGCCGCCGCGTGGGCGGACATGACCGGCCACGCCGGGTACTTCCTGCTCCTCAACCTCGCCATGGGCGGGGCGTTCCCGGACGGGGTGTCCGGCGTCCGGACCCCGACCGGCGCGACCGTCCCCGGGCGGCCGATGCTCGTCGACTACGTCGCGGTGTGGACGCGCGGGGGCGGTACGACGACCCCGCCGACCACGCCCCCGCCCACCACTCCGCCGCCGTCCGGCTCCGCGCAGCTGTACCTGCGGACCGGGTCGGGTGCGGGCGACGCGCAGGCGTCGGCGGCGACGGCCACGCTGCCGTCGGCGGGCGGCGCCAACCACGACGGGACGCCGTACCAGCCGCAGGTCTTCACCTCGGGCCCGATCACCCGGGCGTACGACGGCGGGGCGACACGCTTCGACCTGTTCGCCGACGCGGGCACGACGGTGGCGAACGGCCAGCAGGTGCGGGTGAGTTACGACCGGACCGGCGACGGGACCTGGGAACGGGTGGAGACGTACCAGTACTTCGCGACCGATCCGGTGCCGGGCTACGAGCACTACACCGAGGCGCGCGGCCTGAGGTCGGCGACCGGGAGCCACGGCGACCTGGTGAACGGCCGGGTGCGGGTCGAGGTGTGGAGCGCGATCGGGAACGGGCCGAGCACGCTCGGGATCGGCAACCAGTCGGTGGTCCGGATCCCGTACGCCTAG
- a CDS encoding response regulator, whose product MTAPADGIRVLVVEDDPVAADAHALYAGRVAGFTVVGVAHSRAAAVRTLERTPVDLILLDLYLPDGHGLQLLRSLRAAGHSADVIAVTSARDLAIVREGVSLGVVQYVLKPFTFATLRDRLTRYAEFRASAGEASGQDEVDRALATLRTPQPAALPKGLSAPTLEAVTRSLRAAPGGLTAAEAGAAVGISRITARRYLEHLVTEGRAARAPQYGQIGRPELQYRWLPARP is encoded by the coding sequence ATGACGGCCCCTGCCGACGGGATACGCGTCCTGGTCGTCGAGGACGACCCCGTCGCCGCCGACGCGCACGCGCTCTACGCCGGGCGGGTCGCCGGGTTCACCGTGGTCGGCGTGGCCCACTCGCGGGCCGCGGCGGTACGGACCCTGGAGCGGACGCCGGTCGACCTGATCCTCCTCGACCTCTATCTCCCCGACGGGCACGGCCTCCAGCTGCTGCGCTCCCTGCGCGCCGCCGGGCACTCCGCCGACGTCATCGCCGTCACCTCCGCCCGGGACCTGGCGATCGTCCGCGAGGGGGTGTCCCTCGGCGTCGTCCAGTACGTGCTGAAGCCCTTCACCTTCGCCACCCTGCGCGACCGGCTCACCCGGTACGCCGAGTTCCGCGCGTCCGCCGGCGAGGCGTCCGGGCAGGACGAGGTCGACCGGGCGCTGGCCACCCTGCGCACCCCGCAGCCCGCCGCGCTCCCCAAGGGTCTGAGCGCGCCGACGCTGGAGGCCGTCACCCGGAGCCTGCGGGCCGCGCCGGGCGGGCTGACCGCGGCCGAGGCGGGTGCGGCGGTCGGCATCTCGCGGATCACGGCGCGGCGCTACCTGGAGCACCTGGTGACCGAAGGCCGGGCGGCCCGGGCGCCACAGTATGGCCAGATCGGGCGCCCCGAGCTTCAGTACCGCTGGCTGCCCGCGCGGCCCTGA
- a CDS encoding ATP-binding protein, protein MRIPLPRPRSLAGQLFAMQVVLVAVVVAGCAAFAYVTDRAQAEETARRQSTATASAVAKSPAVAAAARSADPTAQLQPYTEALRKDAGVTFVVIMAPDGTRWTHPEPSQIGRTYLGHIDDAVHGRMFSETHLGVLGPSVRTVAPVYDGGRVVALVSAGITIEKISEQVREQVTALLVMAGAALVLGGAGTYVINARLRRHTHGMNATELSRMHDYHEAALHAVSEGLVMLDGQRRIALINDGARELLGTGDADVVGSSAAELGLPPALTGALLSSGPRVDEVHLTAERVLVVNTRPVVGGERRGTVATLRDRTELQSLAGELDSERGFTQALRSQAHEAANRLHTVVSLIELGRADEAVEFATAELELAQALTDRVVDAVAEPVLAALLLGKAAQANERGVELVLTPESRIDDGLLAGTLPARDLVTILGNLIDNAVEAASAEAPAAGRARVTVTAAARGDELLVRVADSGPGVPDDDGEAVFERGWSTRGAGRGLGLALVRQAARRNRGTVALGRAPEGGASFTVRLPLPGPQGGPGAGPGAGASLPASGPQAERPQAGSAADLGGPGPVGAAGPAGPEAELPVRPAGAEGSV, encoded by the coding sequence ATGCGCATACCCCTCCCCCGGCCCCGGAGCCTGGCCGGCCAGCTCTTCGCGATGCAGGTCGTGCTGGTCGCCGTGGTCGTCGCGGGCTGCGCGGCCTTCGCGTACGTGACCGACCGCGCGCAGGCCGAGGAGACGGCGAGGCGGCAGTCGACGGCCACCGCGTCGGCGGTCGCGAAGTCGCCGGCCGTGGCCGCGGCGGCCCGCTCGGCCGACCCGACCGCGCAGCTCCAGCCGTACACGGAGGCGCTGCGGAAGGACGCCGGGGTCACCTTCGTGGTGATCATGGCGCCGGACGGGACGCGCTGGACGCACCCGGAGCCGTCCCAGATCGGACGCACGTACCTCGGCCACATCGACGACGCCGTGCACGGCCGGATGTTCTCCGAGACGCACCTCGGCGTGCTCGGCCCCTCGGTCCGTACCGTCGCACCGGTGTACGACGGCGGCCGGGTGGTCGCGCTGGTGAGCGCGGGCATCACCATCGAGAAGATCAGCGAGCAGGTACGGGAGCAGGTGACGGCCCTGCTCGTGATGGCCGGGGCGGCGCTGGTCCTCGGCGGGGCGGGCACGTACGTGATCAACGCCCGGCTGCGGCGGCACACGCACGGCATGAACGCGACCGAGCTGAGCCGGATGCACGACTACCACGAGGCCGCGCTGCACGCGGTGAGCGAGGGCCTGGTGATGCTGGACGGACAGCGCAGGATCGCCCTGATCAACGACGGCGCCCGGGAGCTGCTCGGCACCGGGGACGCCGACGTGGTCGGCTCGTCGGCGGCCGAGCTCGGGCTGCCGCCGGCACTGACCGGGGCACTGCTGTCGTCCGGGCCGCGGGTGGACGAGGTGCATCTGACCGCCGAGCGGGTGCTCGTGGTCAACACCCGGCCGGTGGTGGGCGGGGAGCGCCGTGGCACCGTGGCGACGCTCCGGGACCGCACGGAACTCCAGTCGCTGGCAGGTGAGTTGGATTCCGAGCGGGGCTTCACTCAGGCGCTGCGCTCGCAGGCCCACGAGGCGGCGAACCGGCTGCACACGGTCGTCTCGCTGATCGAGCTGGGCCGCGCGGACGAGGCGGTGGAGTTCGCGACGGCCGAGCTGGAGCTGGCGCAGGCGCTCACCGACCGGGTCGTCGACGCGGTCGCCGAGCCGGTGCTCGCGGCGCTGCTGCTCGGCAAGGCCGCGCAGGCGAACGAGCGCGGTGTGGAGCTGGTGCTGACCCCGGAGAGCCGGATCGACGACGGACTGCTGGCCGGCACGCTGCCGGCCCGGGACCTGGTGACGATCCTCGGCAACCTGATCGACAACGCGGTCGAGGCGGCGAGCGCGGAGGCGCCGGCCGCGGGGCGGGCCCGGGTCACGGTCACCGCGGCGGCGCGGGGCGACGAGCTGCTGGTCCGGGTCGCCGACTCCGGACCCGGGGTGCCCGACGACGACGGGGAGGCCGTCTTCGAGCGCGGCTGGTCGACCCGCGGAGCGGGCCGCGGCCTCGGCCTGGCCCTGGTCCGCCAGGCCGCCCGGCGCAACCGGGGCACGGTCGCCCTGGGCCGCGCCCCGGAGGGCGGCGCGTCCTTCACGGTCCGCCTGCCGCTGCCCGGGCCGCAGGGCGGGCCCGGGGCCGGGCCCGGGGCCGGGGCGAGCCTCCCGGCATCGGGACCGCAGGCCGAGCGGCCGCAGGCCGGGTCCGCAGCCGACCTCGGCGGGCCCGGGCCCGTCGGGGCAGCCGGGCCCGCCGGGCCCGAGGCCGAGCTTCCCGTGCGTCCGGCCGGAGCGGAGGGCTCGGTATGA
- a CDS encoding cation:dicarboxylate symporter family transporter: MDSRGDPPGRGRFTIEEDPVAARRDRTHYLYLAVIGAVLLGIAVGFLAPGVAVELKPLGTGFVNLIKMMISPIIFCTIVLGVGSVRKAAKVGAVGGLALGYFLVMSTVALAIGLVVGNILEPGSGLHLTKEVAEAGSQQAAGASESTADFLLGIIPTTIVSAFTEGEVLQTLLVALLAGFALQAMGSTGEPVLRGIGHIQRLVFRILAMIMWAAPVGAFGAIAAVVGATGIDALKSLAVIMIGFYLTCAVFVFLVLGTLLRLVAGVNILSLLRYLGREFLLILSTSSSESALPRLIAKMEHLGVSKPVVGITVPTGYSFNLDGTAIYLTMASLFVAEAMGDPLSVGEQISLLVFMIIASKGAAGVTGAGLATLAGGLQSHRPELVDGVGLIVGIDRFMSEARALTNFAGNAVATVLVGTWTKEIDKARVTEVLAGRVPFDETTLVDDHASADAGLPDQRSDDGGEKAPAAVG; encoded by the coding sequence ATGGATAGTCGCGGGGATCCACCGGGACGTGGACGCTTCACCATCGAGGAGGACCCCGTGGCCGCACGACGGGACCGTACCCATTACCTGTATCTGGCCGTCATCGGCGCCGTGCTGCTCGGCATCGCGGTCGGCTTCCTGGCGCCGGGGGTCGCCGTCGAGCTCAAACCGCTGGGCACCGGCTTCGTGAACCTGATCAAGATGATGATCTCGCCGATCATCTTCTGCACGATCGTGCTCGGCGTCGGGTCCGTCCGCAAGGCCGCGAAGGTCGGCGCCGTCGGCGGTCTCGCCCTCGGCTACTTCCTGGTGATGTCCACCGTCGCCCTGGCCATCGGCCTCGTCGTCGGCAACATCCTCGAGCCGGGCTCCGGGCTGCACCTCACCAAGGAGGTCGCCGAGGCGGGCTCGCAGCAGGCCGCCGGCGCGAGCGAATCCACCGCGGACTTCCTGCTCGGGATCATCCCGACCACCATCGTCTCCGCCTTCACCGAGGGCGAGGTGCTGCAGACCCTGCTCGTCGCCCTGCTCGCCGGCTTCGCGCTCCAGGCCATGGGCAGCACCGGTGAGCCGGTGCTGCGCGGCATCGGGCACATCCAGCGGCTGGTCTTCCGGATCCTGGCGATGATCATGTGGGCGGCCCCGGTCGGCGCGTTCGGCGCCATCGCCGCGGTGGTCGGCGCGACCGGGATCGACGCGCTCAAGTCGCTCGCCGTCATCATGATCGGCTTCTACCTGACCTGTGCCGTCTTCGTCTTCCTCGTGCTCGGCACGCTGCTGCGGCTGGTCGCCGGGGTCAACATCCTCAGCCTGCTGAGGTACCTGGGCCGCGAGTTCCTGCTGATCCTCTCCACCTCCTCGTCCGAGTCGGCGCTGCCGCGCCTCATCGCGAAGATGGAGCACCTGGGCGTCAGCAAGCCCGTCGTCGGCATCACCGTGCCGACCGGCTACTCGTTCAACCTGGACGGCACCGCGATCTACCTGACGATGGCCTCCCTCTTCGTCGCCGAGGCGATGGGCGACCCGCTGTCGGTCGGCGAGCAGATCTCGCTCCTCGTCTTCATGATCATCGCCTCCAAGGGTGCGGCGGGCGTCACCGGAGCGGGCCTGGCCACGCTCGCCGGCGGCCTCCAGTCGCACCGCCCCGAACTGGTCGACGGCGTCGGCCTGATCGTCGGCATCGACCGCTTCATGAGCGAGGCGCGGGCGCTGACCAACTTCGCGGGCAACGCCGTCGCCACGGTCCTGGTCGGCACCTGGACGAAGGAGATCGACAAGGCGCGGGTGACCGAGGTCCTCGCGGGCAGGGTTCCCTTCGACGAGACGACCCTCGTCGACGACCACGCCTCCGCGGACGCCGGACTTCCGGACCAGCGGAGCGACGACGGCGGGGAGAAGGCCCCGGCCGCCGTCGGATGA